In Ictidomys tridecemlineatus isolate mIctTri1 chromosome 16, mIctTri1.hap1, whole genome shotgun sequence, a single genomic region encodes these proteins:
- the Brpf1 gene encoding peregrin isoform X7 has product MGVDFDVKTFCHNLRATKPPYECPVETCRKVYKSYSGIEYHLYHYDHDNPPPPQQTPLRKHKKKGRQSRPANKQSPSPSEVSQSPGREVMSYAQAQRMVEVDLHGRVHRISIFDNLDVVSEDEEAPEEAPENGSNKENTETPAATPKSGKHKNKEKRKDSNHHHHHNASASATPKLPEVVYRELEQDTPDAPPRPTSYYRYIEKSAEELDEEVEYDMDEEDYIWLDIMNERRKTEGVSPIPQEIFEYLMDRLEKESYFESHNKGDPNALVDEDAVCCICNDGECQNSNVILFCDMCNLAVHQECYGVPYIPEGQWLCRRCLQSPSRAVDCALCPNKGGAFKQTDDGRWAHVVCALWIPEVCFANTVFLEPIDSIEHIPPARWKLTCYICKQRGSGACIQCHKANCYTAFHVTCAQQAGLYMKMEPVRETGANGTSFSVRKTAYCDIHTPPGSARRLPALSHSEGEEDEDEEEDEGKGWSSEKVKKAKAKSRIKMKKARKILAEKRAAAPVVSVPCIPPHRLSKITNRLTIQRKSQFMQRLHSYWTLKRQSRNGVPLLRRLQTHLQSQRNCDQVGRDSEDKNWALKEQLKSWQRLRHDLERARLLVELIRKREKLKRETIKVQQIAMEMQLTPFLILLRKTLEQLQEKDTGNIFSEPVPLSEVTELDEVPDYLDHIKKPMDFFTMKQNLEAYRYLNFDDFEEDFNLIVSNCLKYNAKDTIFYRAAVRLREQGGAVLRQARRQAEKMGIDFETGMHIPHSLAGDEAPHHAEDAAEEERLVLLENQKHLPVEEQLKLLLERLDEVNASKQSVGRSRRAKMIKKEMTALRRKLAHQRETGRDGPERHGPSSRGSLTPHPAACDKDGQTDSAAEESSSQETSKDLPANGFSSGNQPVKKSFLVYRNDCSLPRSSSDSESSSSSSSSAASDRTSTTPSKQGRGKPSFSRGTFPEDSSEDTSGTENEAYSVGTGRGVGHSMVRKSLGRGAGWLSEDEDSPLDALDLVWAKCRGYPSYPALIIDPKMPREGMFHHGVPIPVPPLEVLKLGEQMTQEAREHLYLVLFFDNKRTWQWLPRTKLVPLGVNQDLDKEKMLEGRKSNIRKSVQIAYHRALQHRSKVQGEQSSETSDSD; this is encoded by the exons ATGGGGGTGGACTTTGACGTGAAGACTTTCTGCCACAACTTGCGGGCAACTAAACCACCATACGAGTGCCCTGTGGAGACCTGCCGCAAGGTTTACAAGAGTTATAGTGGTATTGAATACCACCTATACCACTATGACCACGACAACCCGCCGCCCCCACAGCAGACTCCACTCCGCAAGCACAAGAAGAAGGGACGGCAGTCACGCCCAGCCAACAAGCAGTCACCCAGCCCCTCAGAGGTATCTCAGTCACCAGGCCGTGAGGTGATGAGCTACGCACAGGCTCAGCGCATGGTGGAGGTGGACCTGCATGGCCGTGTCCACCGCATCAGCATCTTTGACAACCTGGATGTGGTATCAGAGGACGAGGAAGCCCCCGAGGAGGCCCCTGAGAATGGAAGTAACAAGGAGAACACTGAGACGCCTGCTGCTACTCCTAAGTCAGGCAAGCATAAGAACAAGGAGAAACGCAAGGACTCcaaccatcatcaccaccataaTGCTTCTGCAAGTGCCACCCCCAAGCTGCCAGAGGTGGTATACCGGGAGCTAGAGCAGGACACCCCTGATGCCCCACCCCGACCAACTTCCTATTACCG GTACATTGAGAAGTCTGCAGAAGAGCTGGATGAGGAAGTTGAGTATGACATGGATGAGGAGGATTACATCTGGCTGGATATCATGAATGAGCGGCGAAAGACAGAGGGTGTGAGTCCAATCCCACAGGAGATCTTTGAGTACCTAATGGACCGGCTGGAAAAAGAGTCCTACTTTGAGAGTCACAATAAAGGTGACCCCAATGCACTAGTGGACGAGGATGCTGTGTGCTGTATCTGCAATGATGGTGAGTGCCAGAACAGCAATGTCATCCTCTTCTGTGACATGTGCAACCTGGCCGTACACCAGGAGTGCTACGGTGTCCCCTATATCCCTGAGGGCCAGTGGCTGTGCCGCCGTTGCCTACAGTCACCCTCCCGTGCTGTGGACTGTGCCCTTTGCCCTAACAAGGGTGGTGCCTTCAAGCAGACAGATGACGGGCGCTGGGCCCATGTGGTGTGTGCCCTGTGGATCCCGGAGGTCTGCTTCGCCAACACAGTCTTCCTAGAGCCTATTGATAGCATCGAGCACATCCCACCAGCACGCTGGAAGCTTACCTGCTACATTTGCAAACAGCGGGGCTCAGGGGCCTGCATTCAGTGCCACAAGGCCAACTGCTATACAGCCTTCCATGTGACATGCGCCCAGCAGGCTGGCCTTTACATGAAAATGGAACCAGTGCGGGAGACGGGTGCCAATGGCACCTCTTTCAGCGTCCGCAAGACAGCCTACTGCGACATCCACACACCCCCAGGCTCTGCCCGCCGCCTGCCTGCCCTATCCCACAGTGAGGGTGAGGAAGATGAGGATGAAGAGGAAGATGAGGGTAAAGGCTGGAGCTCAGAGAAGGTCAAGAAGGCCAAGGCTAAGTCCCGGATAAAGATGAAGAAGGCACGGAAGATCTTGGCAGAGAAGCGGGCAGCAGCACCTGTGGTGTCAGTGCCCTGCATCCCACCACACAG GCTCAGTAAAATCACCAATCGCCTGACCATCCAGAGAAAGAGCCAGTTCATGCAGAGGCTGCACAGCTACTGGACGTTGAAACGGCAGTCACGGAATGGGGTTCCACTGCTGCGTCGCCTGCAGACACACCTCCAGTCTCAGAGGAACTGTGACCAAGTTGGG AGAGATTCTGAGGATAAAAACTGGGCCCTCAAAGAACAGCTCAAGTCCTGGCAGCGACTCCGGCATGACCTAGAACGAGCTCGGCTGCTAGTAGAACTGATCCGCAAGCGGGAGAAACTCAAAAGGGAGACG ATTAAGGTCCAGCAGATTGCCATGGAGATGCAACTGACTCCTTTCCTCATCCTCCTTCGCAAAACCTTGGAACAGCTCCAAGAGAAGGACACAGGCAACATCTTCAGCGAGCCGGTCCCTCTGTCTGAGGTAACCGAATTGGACGAA GTACCTGACTACCTAGATCACATCAAAAAGCCCATGGACTTTTTCACCATGAAGCAGAACTTGGAGGCTTACCGCTACCTGAACTTTGATGATTTTGAGGAGGACTTCAACCTCATCGTCAGCAACTGCCTCAAGTATAACGCCAAGGACACCATCTTCTACAGGGCAGCAGTGCGGCTCCGTGAGCAGGGTGGCGCTGTGCTTCGTCAGGCCCGGCGCCAGGCAGAAAAAATGGGCATTGACTTTGAGACGGGCATGCATATCCCTCACAGCCTGGCTGGAGATGAGGCCCCACACCACGCTGAAGATG cagcAGAGGAAGAGCGGCTGGTCCTGCTGGAGAATCAGAAGCACCTGCCAGTAGAAGAGCAGCTCAAGTTGTTGCTGGAGCGGCTGGATGAGGTGAATGCCAGCAAGCAGAGTGTAGGCCGCTCAAGGCGAGCAAAAATGATCAAGAAAGAGATGACAGCATTGCGGCGGAAACTTGCCCACCAGCGGGAGACTGGACGGGATGGGCCTGAAAGGCATGGCCCCTCCAGCCGAGGCAGTCTGACACCCCACCCTGCAGCCTGTGACAAGGACGGGCAGACAGACAGTGCCGCGGAGGAGAGCAGCAGCCAGGAGACGAGCAAAG ACTTACCAGCCAATGGCTTCAGCAGTGGAAACCAGCCAGTGAAGAAGAGTTTCTTGGTGTACCGCAATGACTGCAGCCTTCCCCGGAGCAGTTCAGACTCTGAAtccagcagcagtagcagcagcagtgCTGCCTCAGACCGGACCAG CACAACACCCTCAAAACAAGGCCGGGGCAAGCCCTCCTTCTCTCGGGGCACATTCCCAGAGGATAGCAGTGAAGATACCTCAGGCACTGAGAATGAGGCCTACTCCGTGGGCACTGGCCGCGGCGTGGGCCACAGCA TGGTGAGGAAGAGTCTGGGTCGGGGAGCTGGCTGGCTCTCAGAGGATGAGGACTCCCCTCTGGATGCTCTGGACCTGGTGTGGGCCAAATGCCGAGGGTATCCATCATACCCAGCTCTG ATCATTGATCCAAAGATGCCCCGAGAAGGTATGTTCCACCATGGGGTTCCCATCCCTGTGCCCCCACTGGAGGTGCTGAAACTTGGGGAGCAGATGACCCAGGAAGCCCGAGAGCATCTCTACCTCGTTCTCTTCTTTGACAACAAAAGAACCTG GCAGTGGCTACCCAGGACTAAGTTGGTCCCTCTGGGTGTGAACCAGGACCTagacaaagagaagatgttggagggCCGCAAGTCAAATATCCGCAAGTCAGTACAAATCGCCTACCACAGGGCTCTTCAGCACCGTAGCAAGGTTCAGGGTGAACAGAGCAGCGAGACCAGCGATAGCGACTGA